A genomic region of Candidatus Zymogenaceae bacterium contains the following coding sequences:
- the fabG gene encoding 3-oxoacyl-[acyl-carrier-protein] reductase: MDFDFTGKVALVTGGSRGIGRAVSMALAERGASVIVNYAGNREAAEKTVADIQTAGGDARAIQADVADTAHVENMFGEIRKNPGRLDILVNNAGVLRDKLLMFMSEDDWDRVMDVNIKGLYTCCKSAARLMIGQKYGKIINTTSPSAVIGRAGQTNYAASKAGVIGFTRSLARELARFHVYVNAVCPGMIQTEMLHQLPENAAEEMLEGIAMKRFGTPEEVAGAVLFLASEKSDYITGQVITVDGGLI, translated from the coding sequence ATGGATTTTGATTTTACAGGTAAGGTGGCCCTGGTCACCGGCGGCTCCCGAGGCATCGGGAGGGCGGTCAGCATGGCCCTGGCCGAGCGGGGAGCCTCTGTCATCGTCAACTACGCCGGAAACCGGGAGGCGGCCGAAAAAACCGTCGCCGACATACAGACGGCAGGTGGGGACGCCCGGGCCATCCAGGCGGACGTCGCCGATACCGCCCACGTCGAGAACATGTTCGGCGAAATCAGAAAAAACCCGGGACGCCTCGATATCCTGGTGAACAACGCCGGAGTCCTCAGGGACAAGCTCTTGATGTTCATGAGCGAGGACGACTGGGACCGGGTGATGGACGTCAACATCAAGGGCCTCTATACCTGCTGCAAGTCCGCGGCCCGGCTGATGATCGGCCAGAAATACGGGAAGATCATCAACACCACATCCCCCAGCGCCGTCATCGGACGGGCGGGGCAGACCAATTACGCAGCCTCGAAGGCGGGGGTCATCGGCTTCACCAGGTCCCTGGCCCGGGAGCTGGCGCGGTTTCACGTCTACGTGAACGCCGTCTGCCCGGGAATGATACAGACCGAGATGCTCCATCAACTCCCGGAAAACGCGGCTGAAGAAATGCTGGAGGGCATCGCCATGAAACGATTCGGAACGCCCGAAGAGGTGGCGGGAGCGGTGCTGTTTCTGGCCTCGGAAAAATCGGATTACATCACAGGACAGGTGATCACCGTGGACGGGGGCTTGATCTGA
- a CDS encoding acyl carrier protein, which yields MPSRAIIPQVIELRNTNQEVFLEDKNTLISELKTLIIESLQLEDVAPEDIGADDPLFGNGLGLDSIDALELVVALEKAYGIVIPDEDVGKEAFASLSALADFVARERKDEGAE from the coding sequence ATGCCGTCACGGGCGATCATACCACAGGTAATAGAGCTTCGGAACACCAACCAGGAGGTATTCTTGGAAGATAAGAACACACTGATTTCGGAATTAAAGACACTGATCATAGAAAGCCTGCAGCTTGAGGACGTGGCGCCGGAGGACATCGGCGCCGACGACCCGCTGTTCGGCAACGGCCTGGGACTGGATTCCATCGACGCCCTGGAACTGGTCGTGGCCCTGGAGAAAGCCTACGGCATCGTCATCCCGGATGAGGATGTGGGCAAGGAAGCCTTCGCCTCGCTTTCCGCCCTTGCGGATTTCGTCGCCAGGGAGCGAAAAGACGAAGGCGCCGAATAG
- a CDS encoding SH3 domain-containing protein, whose product MKRVAVLIVLLLVACAGITVMAAENATITGDGLRLREYPTTDAKVIDNMNKGTRVEVLAHTESTDSIDGFTGYWYKILYKGKIGYVFGKYISTDVGVYIPGENEVTGTPAAPTGTTKANIEDILGDWPMHFDAPNITFSFYPDMTAKYVENTFVADGTRVVSYPPIWGSYTFDGYTINATWNDGTTSTFIVEKQYGVTSLYLNGQILPPELHMLTPDDMETFHQYD is encoded by the coding sequence ATGAAGCGTGTTGCTGTTCTGATCGTTCTGTTGCTTGTGGCGTGCGCCGGTATTACGGTGATGGCCGCCGAAAACGCCACCATCACCGGAGACGGTTTGAGGCTTCGGGAGTACCCCACGACGGACGCGAAGGTGATTGACAACATGAACAAGGGGACCCGCGTGGAGGTCCTGGCCCACACCGAGTCCACCGATAGCATCGACGGCTTTACCGGTTACTGGTACAAGATCCTCTACAAGGGAAAAATCGGATACGTCTTCGGGAAATACATCAGCACCGATGTCGGCGTGTATATACCGGGGGAGAACGAGGTGACCGGCACACCGGCGGCTCCCACAGGCACAACCAAGGCGAACATCGAAGACATCCTGGGCGACTGGCCGATGCATTTCGACGCCCCGAATATCACCTTCAGCTTTTATCCGGACATGACCGCCAAGTACGTCGAGAACACCTTCGTGGCCGATGGGACACGGGTGGTGAGTTACCCGCCGATCTGGGGGAGTTATACCTTCGACGGCTATACCATCAATGCGACCTGGAACGACGGCACCACCAGCACCTTTATCGTCGAAAAACAATACGGCGTGACGAGCCTGTACCTCAACGGTCAAATCCTGCCGCCGGAGCTCCATATGCTCACACCGGACGATATGGAGACCTTTCATCAGTATGATTAG